The following proteins are co-located in the Bordetella bronchialis genome:
- a CDS encoding DUF423 domain-containing protein has protein sequence MIDRVFVFLGALNMFLAVGAGAFGAHGLRRILTPEMLQVWQTAVTYHIAHALGLLAIAALSPRYASGLWTTAGWLMFAGIILFSGSLYLLSGTGIRWLGAITPLGGTAFLAGWALVAWAAVRAMPPG, from the coding sequence ATGATCGACCGCGTCTTCGTTTTTCTCGGCGCCCTGAATATGTTCCTGGCCGTCGGCGCCGGCGCATTCGGCGCGCACGGGCTGCGCCGCATCCTCACCCCGGAAATGCTGCAGGTCTGGCAAACCGCGGTCACCTATCACATTGCCCACGCACTCGGCCTGCTGGCGATCGCCGCCCTGTCCCCGCGCTATGCCTCCGGCCTGTGGACGACGGCTGGCTGGCTGATGTTCGCCGGCATCATCCTGTTCAGCGGCAGCCTGTACCTGCTCTCCGGCACCGGCATCCGCTGGCTGGGCGCGATCACGCCGCTGGGCGGCACGGCTTTCCTGGCCGGCTGGGCACTGGTCGCCTGGGCCGCGGTGCGCGCCATGCCGCCCGGCTAG
- a CDS encoding Bug family tripartite tricarboxylate transporter substrate binding protein: protein MSTFKQFRSWAAAAALVAVAGSAAAADANWPDRPVTFIVPSAAGGSPDVLSRLITTQVAKQTGASLIVENRPGAAGNIGINLVKRAAADGYTIGYGNINTLAVNRSLFKKLPYDVDKDLVPVVHMIDLYNVLVVPADSPAHSVQELIDLARKNPGKLSYGAPGVGTTGHMGGELFKSMAKIDVMFIPYNGGPAAIQDLLGGRIDYLFANSSEAVPLVKSGKVRALGVSSLKRLDLLPEIPTLDEAGLKGYETVAWGGVVAPHGTPKEVVAKINADINEALKAPEVREGLATLGAVPAGGTPEDFKKLIDSETAKWHDIIETAKIEKLD, encoded by the coding sequence ATGTCCACGTTCAAGCAGTTTCGTAGCTGGGCCGCCGCGGCAGCCCTGGTCGCCGTCGCCGGCAGCGCCGCCGCGGCGGATGCCAACTGGCCGGATCGTCCGGTCACTTTCATCGTGCCCTCCGCGGCCGGCGGTTCGCCCGACGTCCTGTCGCGCCTGATCACCACCCAGGTCGCCAAGCAGACCGGCGCCTCGCTCATCGTCGAGAACCGCCCCGGCGCGGCCGGCAACATCGGCATCAACCTGGTCAAGCGCGCGGCCGCCGACGGCTACACCATCGGCTACGGCAACATCAACACGCTGGCCGTGAACCGTTCGCTGTTCAAGAAGCTGCCCTATGACGTGGACAAGGACCTGGTGCCGGTCGTCCACATGATCGATCTGTACAACGTCCTGGTCGTGCCGGCCGATTCGCCCGCGCACAGCGTGCAGGAACTGATAGACCTGGCGCGCAAGAACCCCGGCAAGCTTTCCTACGGCGCGCCCGGCGTCGGCACGACCGGCCACATGGGCGGCGAGCTCTTCAAGAGCATGGCCAAGATCGACGTCATGTTCATCCCGTACAACGGCGGTCCCGCCGCGATCCAGGATCTGCTGGGCGGCCGCATCGATTACCTGTTCGCCAATTCCTCCGAAGCCGTGCCCCTGGTCAAGAGCGGCAAGGTCCGCGCCCTGGGCGTCAGCAGCCTGAAGCGCCTGGACTTGCTGCCTGAAATCCCGACCCTGGACGAAGCCGGCCTGAAGGGCTACGAAACCGTGGCCTGGGGCGGCGTGGTGGCGCCGCACGGCACCCCCAAGGAGGTCGTCGCCAAGATCAACGCCGATATCAACGAAGCGCTGAAGGCGCCGGAAGTGCGCGAGGGCCTGGCCACGCTGGGCGCGGTGCCCGCGGGCGGCACGCCGGAGGACTTCAAGAAGCTGATCGACAGCGAAACCGCCAAGTGGCACGACATCATCGAAACCGCCAAAATCGAAAAACTGGACTGA
- a CDS encoding MFS transporter: MTSPSTGRDAPDGTGAPPRHTRGTPGYRNTNWALFAAGFSTFSLMYCVQPLLPLFTDHFGISPTQSSLSLSLTTGLLAVAIFIVGFWSSRLPRKGVMAASLFASGILTLAVALTPTWQALLAVRALQGLVLGGVPAVAMAYLAEEVAPSDLGFAMGLYIGGSAFGGMAGRVMTGLVADYFDWRVAMMVVGVLGIGAAILFAMSLPASRHFTPQRGGGWRAARAGIMTHLVDANLLSLFALGFLLMGSFVTVYNYAGFRLLAPPYSLSQATISAIFTAYVVGIFASALFGRLADRHGRGLMLCLGAGTMLLGTLLTLSSMLGVVIAGVIVATFGFFAAHSVASGWVGQLARGYKAQAASLYLLAYYLGSSVLGSVGGKCWELAGWNGVVALIAALLVLGLGLAWRLYAVVGADAARGAGAAPSKAR; this comes from the coding sequence ATGACTTCGCCATCGACCGGGCGCGACGCGCCGGACGGTACGGGCGCGCCGCCGCGGCACACGCGTGGCACGCCGGGTTACCGCAATACCAACTGGGCGCTGTTCGCCGCCGGTTTTTCCACTTTCTCGCTGATGTACTGCGTGCAGCCGCTGCTGCCGCTGTTCACGGACCACTTCGGCATCAGCCCGACGCAAAGCAGCCTGTCGCTGTCCCTGACCACGGGCCTGCTGGCGGTGGCGATCTTTATCGTGGGTTTCTGGTCCAGCCGTTTGCCGCGCAAGGGCGTCATGGCGGCGTCGCTGTTCGCCTCCGGCATCCTGACCCTGGCCGTGGCGCTCACGCCGACCTGGCAGGCGCTGCTCGCGGTGCGGGCGCTGCAAGGCCTGGTGCTGGGCGGCGTGCCGGCCGTCGCCATGGCCTACCTGGCGGAAGAGGTCGCGCCTTCGGACCTGGGATTCGCCATGGGGCTGTACATCGGCGGCAGCGCTTTCGGCGGCATGGCGGGCCGCGTCATGACGGGGCTGGTGGCGGATTATTTCGATTGGCGCGTGGCCATGATGGTCGTCGGGGTGCTGGGCATCGGCGCGGCCATCCTGTTCGCCATGAGCCTGCCGGCATCGCGGCATTTCACGCCGCAGCGCGGCGGCGGCTGGCGCGCGGCGCGCGCCGGGATCATGACGCACCTGGTGGACGCCAACCTGCTGTCGCTGTTCGCGCTGGGATTCCTGCTGATGGGCAGCTTCGTCACGGTCTACAACTACGCCGGCTTTCGCCTGCTGGCGCCGCCGTACTCGCTGAGCCAGGCCACCATCAGCGCGATCTTCACCGCCTACGTGGTGGGGATATTCGCCTCGGCGCTGTTCGGCCGGCTGGCCGACCGCCATGGCCGCGGCCTGATGCTTTGCCTGGGCGCGGGCACCATGCTGCTGGGTACCCTGCTGACGCTGTCTTCGATGCTGGGAGTAGTGATCGCGGGCGTGATCGTCGCCACCTTTGGATTCTTCGCCGCGCATTCCGTCGCCAGCGGCTGGGTGGGCCAGCTGGCGCGCGGCTACAAGGCGCAGGCGGCCTCGCTGTACCTGCTGGCGTATTACCTGGGGTCCAGCGTGCTGGGCTCGGTCGGCGGCAAGTGCTGGGAGCTGGCCGGGTGGAATGGCGTCGTCGCCTTGATCGCTGCCTTGCTGGTCCTGGGATTGGGCCTGGCCTGGCGGCTGTATGCGGTGGTCGGCGCCGATGCCGCCCGGGGCGCGGGCGCGGCGCCATCGAAGGCCAGGTGA
- a CDS encoding glutathione S-transferase family protein, with the protein MTQYELIGSRGCGSAIVEAALRLSGLDVRLTDIPYLKPGPGRDRLLRLNPLGQVPTLILPGGAVMTESAAMILHLNDAAPHANLAPASGSMQRARFFEMLLRMAAAVYPTFTFGDDPARWTGEGEAARKLRAATDKRREMLWRSIEEQVSEPHVLGDQLTALDLYITVMTHWRPRRAWFDEHCPRLAAVADQAAGHPRVRDVLHRHFSGAGD; encoded by the coding sequence ATGACGCAGTACGAATTGATCGGTTCGCGCGGTTGCGGCTCGGCCATCGTCGAGGCCGCGCTGCGCCTGTCCGGACTGGACGTCCGCCTTACGGATATTCCTTACCTCAAGCCCGGCCCGGGACGCGACCGGCTATTGCGCCTCAATCCGCTGGGACAGGTTCCCACGCTGATCCTGCCGGGTGGCGCGGTCATGACGGAAAGCGCCGCCATGATCCTGCACCTGAACGATGCGGCCCCCCACGCCAACCTGGCGCCGGCCTCCGGCAGCATGCAGCGGGCGCGCTTTTTCGAAATGCTGTTGCGGATGGCGGCGGCGGTCTATCCCACATTCACCTTCGGCGACGACCCGGCGCGCTGGACTGGCGAAGGCGAGGCCGCCCGCAAGCTGCGCGCGGCCACCGACAAGCGGCGCGAGATGCTCTGGCGCAGTATCGAAGAGCAGGTAAGCGAACCCCATGTGTTGGGGGATCAGTTGACCGCGCTGGATCTGTACATCACCGTCATGACGCACTGGCGCCCGCGCCGGGCCTGGTTCGACGAGCACTGCCCCCGCCTGGCCGCGGTGGCGGACCAGGCGGCGGGCCATCCGCGCGTGCGCGACGTGCTGCACCGGCATTTTTCCGGTGCCGGCGATTAG
- a CDS encoding LysR family transcriptional regulator: protein MPRGGDSGPRPPLNLRQIEVFRAIMLSGSISGAGRMLHVSQPAISRVLALMESRLRYPLFERSRTRLAPTAEARRLYAEVEQVYGGIQRVNELATSLGEAGAGMLRVVSSASFGQRMVPMALRALRAASAQVRVDYRSATFDELAGHFLGGHADIAVSMQPPDHPNLAAIELGSTPVVCILPPGHPLASREVLRPGDFAAVDWIGYPAQAPLGRMLASFFGGAPPRAAALEVHTPVMAAAFVQQGLGPAMVDAWCVGPELRRAVAVRPIAPAARMAIWATYSDLQPLPLMARRFLAVLRTVIDAEPEPLYGDPVTS from the coding sequence ATGCCGCGCGGCGGCGATTCCGGGCCGCGTCCGCCGCTGAACCTGCGCCAGATCGAGGTCTTCCGCGCCATCATGCTGTCCGGATCCATCAGTGGCGCCGGACGCATGCTGCATGTTTCGCAGCCGGCCATCAGCCGGGTGCTGGCGCTGATGGAGAGCCGCCTGCGCTATCCGCTGTTCGAACGCTCGCGCACGCGCCTGGCGCCCACGGCGGAGGCGCGCCGCCTGTATGCGGAGGTCGAGCAGGTGTACGGCGGCATCCAGCGCGTCAACGAGCTGGCCACCAGCCTGGGCGAAGCCGGGGCGGGCATGCTGCGGGTGGTGTCCAGCGCCAGTTTCGGCCAGCGCATGGTGCCCATGGCCTTGCGCGCGCTGCGCGCCGCCAGCGCCCAGGTGCGCGTCGATTACCGTAGCGCGACCTTCGATGAGCTGGCCGGGCACTTCCTGGGCGGCCACGCGGATATCGCCGTGTCCATGCAGCCGCCGGACCATCCCAATCTGGCGGCGATCGAACTGGGCAGCACGCCGGTCGTCTGCATCCTGCCGCCGGGGCATCCGCTGGCCAGCCGCGAGGTGCTGCGGCCCGGGGATTTCGCGGCGGTGGACTGGATCGGCTACCCCGCGCAAGCCCCGCTGGGCCGGATGCTGGCGTCGTTCTTCGGTGGCGCGCCGCCCCGCGCCGCGGCGCTGGAAGTCCATACGCCGGTGATGGCGGCCGCCTTCGTGCAACAGGGGCTGGGGCCGGCCATGGTGGATGCCTGGTGCGTCGGGCCGGAGCTGCGGCGCGCCGTCGCGGTGCGGCCCATCGCGCCGGCGGCCCGGATGGCCATCTGGGCGACGTATTCCGACCTGCAGCCCTTGCCACTTATGGCGCGCCGCTTCCTGGCGGTGCTGCGCACAGTCATCGATGCCGAGCCCGAGCCGCTCTACGGGGATCCGGTTACGTCCTGA
- a CDS encoding DMT family transporter yields the protein MSPTSSARSTAGTGIVCILCGILCLTISDAIAKWLGGTYPPTQILFLRCVIALPFIAAIVVALGGRHALRTRHPGIHLLRGAINVVSATAFYSGLRYLPFAEATAISYAAPLCVTLLSVFALKERVDATRWTALALGFAGVLLIVRPGTASFQAAALLPLVTAMLYAVMMITARAIGPGESFLTMSFYIVAAQLVCSATTLPWFWRSPDATHWPFFAGVALFSTLGLTLITQAFRIAPASVVAPFDYTGLIWASLLGWVIWQETPDLMTCIGAAIIVAAGLSIILREAIRPKRGRDT from the coding sequence ATGTCGCCAACTTCTTCCGCTCGCAGTACGGCGGGTACCGGGATCGTCTGTATCCTGTGCGGCATACTTTGCCTGACGATCAGCGACGCCATCGCCAAGTGGCTGGGCGGCACGTATCCGCCCACGCAGATCCTGTTTCTGCGCTGCGTGATCGCCCTGCCCTTTATCGCGGCCATCGTCGTCGCACTGGGCGGTCGGCATGCGCTGCGCACCCGCCATCCCGGCATCCACCTGCTGCGCGGCGCGATCAACGTGGTATCGGCCACCGCTTTCTATTCCGGCCTGCGCTACCTGCCCTTCGCGGAAGCGACCGCGATTTCCTACGCCGCGCCGCTGTGCGTCACGCTGCTATCGGTGTTCGCGCTCAAGGAGCGCGTCGACGCCACGCGCTGGACCGCCCTGGCACTGGGATTCGCCGGCGTACTCCTGATCGTGCGTCCCGGCACGGCCAGCTTCCAGGCGGCGGCGCTGCTGCCGCTGGTCACGGCGATGCTCTATGCCGTCATGATGATCACCGCGCGGGCCATCGGCCCGGGCGAGAGCTTCCTGACCATGTCTTTCTACATCGTGGCCGCGCAACTGGTTTGCAGCGCCACTACCCTGCCCTGGTTCTGGCGGTCGCCGGACGCCACGCACTGGCCTTTCTTCGCCGGCGTGGCCTTGTTCAGCACCCTGGGGCTTACCTTGATCACGCAGGCCTTTCGCATCGCGCCGGCTTCGGTGGTGGCGCCCTTCGACTACACCGGACTGATCTGGGCCAGCCTGCTGGGCTGGGTCATCTGGCAGGAAACGCCGGACCTGATGACGTGTATCGGCGCGGCCATCATCGTGGCCGCGGGACTGAGCATCATCCTGCGCGAAGCGATACGGCCGAAGCGGGGACGCGACACGTAG